In Ochrobactrum sp. Marseille-Q0166, a single genomic region encodes these proteins:
- a CDS encoding HlyU family transcriptional regulator gives MSFLKRLFGGGSAEETPAAPKEAGRLEHKDFLIIATPYNEGGQYQVCGVISKTIDGELKEHRFVRADRCPGIEDAASISLNKGRQIIDEQGEAIFR, from the coding sequence ATGTCCTTTTTGAAACGCCTCTTTGGCGGCGGCTCAGCGGAAGAAACGCCGGCGGCACCAAAGGAAGCTGGACGCCTTGAACACAAAGATTTCCTGATTATTGCAACACCTTACAATGAAGGTGGTCAGTATCAGGTTTGTGGTGTGATATCGAAAACGATTGATGGTGAGCTAAAAGAGCATCGCTTTGTGCGTGCGGATCGGTGCCCCGGCATTGAAGATGCTGCCAGCATTTCGCTCAATAAGGGCCGTCAGATTATCGATGAGCAGGGCGAAGCGATTTTCCGCTAA
- a CDS encoding DUF2798 domain-containing protein translates to MSQFNGSRRRKLPARYASIVMPFILSIMMTFVVSLIATTKSLGFAHPDLVYSWMTSWALSWAIAFPVLLAILPVVRKMVTFVCHPH, encoded by the coding sequence ATGTCTCAGTTTAACGGGTCACGCCGCAGAAAACTGCCAGCGCGTTATGCATCTATTGTGATGCCTTTTATTCTCTCAATCATGATGACCTTTGTTGTCTCGCTGATTGCAACTACCAAAAGCCTCGGCTTTGCCCATCCTGATCTCGTTTATAGCTGGATGACCTCCTGGGCACTTTCGTGGGCAATTGCCTTCCCCGTCCTTCTCGCTATTCTGCCTGTAGTTCGAAAAATGGTCACCTTCGTCTGCCATCCGCATTAG
- a CDS encoding YcgN family cysteine cluster protein codes for MDKKPFWQTKSLEELNRQEWESLCDGCGQCCLHKLLDDDTEEVYWTTVACTLLDKDSCKCSDYPNRRKTVPDCVFLTPEIVHEVNWLPATCAYRLVAEGADLYWWHPLVSGSPDTIYEAGVSVRGKITAFDHELADEEEYIQHMVPLG; via the coding sequence ATGGATAAGAAACCTTTCTGGCAGACCAAATCTCTTGAAGAACTCAACCGACAGGAATGGGAAAGCCTGTGCGATGGTTGTGGTCAATGCTGCCTGCACAAATTACTCGATGACGATACCGAGGAAGTCTATTGGACAACGGTTGCCTGTACGCTGCTGGACAAGGATAGCTGCAAGTGCAGCGATTATCCGAACCGCCGCAAGACGGTGCCTGACTGCGTGTTTCTGACGCCTGAGATCGTCCATGAGGTCAATTGGCTGCCTGCGACTTGTGCCTACCGTCTTGTTGCAGAGGGGGCTGATCTCTACTGGTGGCATCCACTGGTTTCCGGATCGCCGGATACGATCTATGAAGCAGGTGTTTCTGTTCGTGGCAAGATCACCGCATTTGATCATGAGCTGGCAGATGAAGAAGAGTATATTCAGCACATGGTGCCACTTGGCTGA